One genomic segment of Planctomycetota bacterium includes these proteins:
- a CDS encoding terpene cyclase/mutase family protein → MRHGILLSLFIIAVAGALRAADAPALDDPKAQRAISRGLDWLANSQSRLGHWTGAEQRYPTAMTALAGTALLCEGSTTTQGKYSANIRRAVDYLVSRSRPNGLIGDPTKDDRYTYGHGYSMLFLSQVLGEEEDAERRDTLVDVLTRAVRFTGEAQTSGGGWGYVSAKDGNGFDEGSTTITQVQGLRGCRNAGVPVPKEIVDKAIGYIRRCTLPDGGVQYSLQGGGGRPAISAAAIACLFNAGDYDSQYVPKLLAYCRKHLDNNNVGNDNFGYWHYAHYYYAQVCYREGGATWTTYRNKIYNKILNEADADGSWPQGYLGPVYTTAVNLTILQLENGALPIYQR, encoded by the coding sequence ATGCGTCACGGAATATTGCTAAGTCTATTCATTATTGCGGTCGCCGGCGCGCTCCGCGCCGCCGATGCCCCCGCGCTCGATGACCCTAAGGCCCAGCGAGCCATTTCGCGCGGGCTCGACTGGCTGGCCAATTCACAATCGCGCTTGGGTCACTGGACCGGCGCCGAGCAACGCTATCCGACCGCCATGACCGCGCTCGCGGGCACCGCGCTATTGTGCGAAGGCTCGACCACCACGCAAGGCAAGTACTCGGCCAACATCCGCCGCGCGGTCGATTACCTGGTCAGTCGCAGCCGGCCCAACGGCCTGATCGGCGACCCAACCAAGGACGATCGTTACACCTACGGTCACGGCTACAGCATGTTGTTCCTCTCGCAAGTCCTCGGCGAGGAAGAAGACGCCGAGCGGCGCGACACGCTGGTCGATGTCTTGACCCGGGCGGTTCGCTTTACTGGCGAGGCGCAAACTTCCGGCGGCGGCTGGGGCTATGTCAGCGCCAAGGACGGCAACGGCTTTGACGAAGGCTCGACCACCATTACCCAGGTGCAAGGCTTGCGCGGCTGTCGCAATGCTGGCGTTCCGGTCCCCAAGGAGATCGTCGATAAGGCGATCGGTTATATTCGTCGCTGCACGTTGCCCGACGGAGGCGTGCAGTACAGCCTGCAGGGGGGCGGCGGCCGGCCGGCGATTTCGGCCGCGGCCATCGCCTGTCTGTTCAATGCCGGCGACTACGACAGCCAGTACGTCCCCAAGTTGTTGGCGTATTGCCGCAAGCACCTCGATAATAACAATGTCGGCAACGACAACTTTGGCTACTGGCATTACGCCCATTACTACTATGCCCAAGTCTGCTACCGTGAAGGGGGCGCGACGTGGACGACCTATCGGAATAAGATCTACAACAAGATCCTGAACGAGGCCGACGCCGACGGCTCCTGGCCGCAAGGCTACCTGGGGCCCGTGTACACGACGGCCGTGAACCTGACAATCCTGCAACTAGAAAACGGCGCGTTGCCGATTTATCAGCGGTGA
- a CDS encoding MoxR family ATPase, which yields MTDFTSQDSSAIKRLAAARERIVTQLGQVIVGQEDVIEELLICLFSRGHCLLEGVPGLAKTLMISTLARTLSLSFSRIQFTPDLMPADITGTEVIEENRSTGIREFRFLEGPLFANVILADEINRTPPKTQAALLEAMQERQVTAGRVRHALDDPFFVLATQNPIEQEGTYPLPEAQQDRFMFKVFVRYPSFQDEFEIARRTTTTLQDQIVPVLMAEEILQLQRLVREVPITDHVIRYALSLVRQTRVGEPGVPDYVGDQLHWGAGPRAVQNLILGGKARALLRGRTHVATEDIQTLAKPVLRHRLVLNFAAESEGVTADQVIDRLLTDTPTKEDELTRDARFQTIFAS from the coding sequence ATGACCGACTTTACCTCGCAAGATTCCTCCGCCATCAAGCGTCTGGCCGCTGCGCGTGAACGCATTGTCACTCAACTGGGCCAGGTGATTGTTGGCCAGGAAGACGTCATCGAAGAGCTGTTGATCTGTCTGTTCAGCCGCGGGCACTGTCTGTTGGAAGGGGTGCCGGGGTTAGCCAAGACGCTGATGATCAGCACGCTGGCCCGCACGCTCAGCCTTTCGTTCAGCCGCATTCAGTTCACCCCCGACCTGATGCCGGCCGACATCACCGGCACGGAAGTGATCGAGGAAAACCGCTCGACGGGCATCCGCGAGTTTCGCTTTCTGGAAGGGCCGTTGTTCGCCAACGTGATTCTGGCCGACGAAATCAATCGCACGCCGCCCAAGACGCAGGCCGCCTTGCTCGAAGCGATGCAAGAGCGGCAAGTCACGGCCGGCCGCGTGCGCCACGCGCTCGACGATCCGTTCTTCGTCCTGGCGACTCAGAACCCGATCGAACAGGAAGGAACCTATCCGCTCCCCGAGGCGCAGCAGGACCGGTTCATGTTCAAGGTCTTCGTCCGCTATCCGAGCTTTCAGGACGAGTTCGAGATCGCCCGCCGCACGACCACCACCCTGCAAGACCAGATCGTGCCGGTGTTGATGGCCGAGGAGATTCTGCAACTCCAACGACTGGTCCGCGAGGTGCCCATCACCGACCACGTGATTCGCTACGCCCTGTCGCTGGTCCGCCAGACGCGCGTTGGCGAGCCGGGCGTTCCCGACTATGTCGGCGATCAGCTCCACTGGGGCGCCGGCCCGCGCGCGGTCCAGAACCTGATCCTCGGCGGCAAGGCCCGGGCCTTGCTGCGCGGCCGCACCCACGTGGCCACCGAAGACATTCAAACGCTGGCCAAGCCGGTCCTCAGGCACCGCCTGGTGCTGAACTTTGCCGCCGAGAGCGAAGGCGTGACGGCCGACCAGGTGATCGACCGCCTGCTTACGGACACTCCCACCAAGGAAGATGAACTGACGCGCGATGCACGGTTCCAAACAATATTTGCATCCTGA